The Campylobacter sp. CN_NE2 region AAGATAAATACCATCAATATAGCATTTCTTTTGGCGATTTTAAAAATATGATTTTAGATGATGATGTGCAAATTTTTAATAATGCACTAAATGATTATATAAACGGACAATGTGAAAAATTTATTGCAGAATATCGCATAAAAGGTAGATCGAATCAAATAATCTGGCTTAGTGTGCAGGGCAGAGCGACTAATCAAAAAGATGGCTTGATAACAAAAATTTCAGGTATTTTTGAAAATATTACCGAGCGAAAAGAGGCAGAAATTCAACTAAAACTAAATGCAAGTGTTTTTTCAAATTCTCACGAAGGCATTATGCTATGTGGCAAAGACGGTCTTGTAATGCGAACAAATAAAGCATTTAGCGATATTACAGGCTATAATGAAGAAGAAGTTTTGGGTCGCTATCCGTCATTTTTATTTGCAAAAAATAAAGAAGAGTATGTGCAGGCTTTAAGAAATTCGCTTACAAAAGATGATGTTTATAGAGATGAAATCGAGGGTCTAAGCAAAAAAGGCGAGATTATCCCTGCTATTGTTACTATAAATGCCATTAGGGACGATAAGGGCGAAATCACAAACTATATGATAATGTTTATGGAAATTTATGGCATCAAAGAAAGAGAAGAAAAATTGCAACTAATAGCACACTATGACGCTTTAACAAATTTGCCAAATCGAATTTATTTTATGCAAATTGCGCCCGAATTTATGCAAAAGGCAAAAGATAGCGGGAAATTTATGGCTGTTTTATTTATCGACTATGACGGATTTAAGGCGATCAACGATACTTACGGACACGATGTTGGCGATATTTATCTGCGTGAAATTTCAGCCGTGATGAAAAAGGCACTTAGAGAAAATGACTTTTTAGCTAGGCTTGGCGGAGACGAATTTTGTGCTATTATCCCAAATATTGATGATAAAAGTTCGCTTACGCCGATTTTAAATAGATTGCTCGAAGCTTCAAATACTAAATTCAATATAATAAATGAAAAAATCGGAGCAAGTGCTAGTATCGGCGTGGTATTTTATAACGGCGATGAAGAAGTCGAATTTAAAGATTTGCTAAGCAGAGCCGATAAAGCAATGTATAATGCAAAAACGCTTCATAAAGGCGGATTTAGCATATATGAAGATATGAGTGCAAATTCGCAAGTAGATAGGCTTGTCGCATCGATAAGAAATAACGAATTTTTTATGCTTTATCAACCGATGATAGATGCCAAAAATAACGAAATTTTCGGTTATGAGCTTTTACTTCGTTGGAATCATCCAAATATGGGCATTTTATTGCCGGGAGATTTTTTGTTAGATTTAAACGAAAGCGATTTGGAGAGAGTTTTAAGTATCTTTTCGCTTAGCAAACTAGCAGAATTTCAAAGCGAATTTGATTGCATTTGTAGCATAAATATAAGTTCTACTCAGCTTCAAAATAGCGAATTTTACGAGCATTTTGCAAAAACAATGGCTCAAAATCCAAATGTAAATCCTAGCAAATTTATTTTTGAAATTACTGATTTTGACGAAGAAAGTGTAGATAAATTTAAAAATATTTTTGAAAAATATGCCGAATTTAGTGTGAAATTTGCCATAAATAGCGTGAATTCTCAAAATATTGTGTTGGCAAAAAATTTGCCGTTTTATATGATAAAAGTTCAAAGAGACATTTGTCTAAATGCCAAAAAAAGTTATGATAATATCAAAATGCTAAAAGCCATTTTGCTTTATGCCGAAAAATTGGATTTAAAAGTCGGCGCACAAGGCATTGAAGATGATTTTTCGCTAAGATTGCTTAAAAATTTAGGTTTTGATTATTTACAAGGAAATGTGATTTCAAAAGCACTTAAAAAAGATGAAATTACAGGGTTTGCCAATAAATTCAAAAAAACAAATCAGCCTAAGCCTATTTCAAAAACCGAATTTAGCGATTTTTTGATTTTCTTAGATTACAAAAAAACGGCAGAAGAATTTATAAATTTGGTTCAAACAAAAAAAATCAATAAAGAAAATTTTAACTCATCAAAAGCAAAATTTAGCGAAATTTTAGAGCAAATTCAAACTGCTAAGAGTGATAATTTTAATTTAAATACAGAAATACATAAGCAAATTTTGGATATTCTTACGCTTGATTATGAAAATTTGCAAAATTTTGTGCGTGAATTTACGCCAAAACTTACGGCACTCATAAAAAACACGGAGGATTTATGATAGATAGTCTTAGTGCTGATTTTGAGCACGAAATTCCAAACGGATCAAGACTTTATTTTGGAAAAAATGCCGCTTTAAAACGAAAGATTGAAAATATTGCAAGTGAGATTTTGCTTAAAAATGATTTTAACGAAATTCTTACGCCATGTTTTTCGTATCATCAAAATTTAGGCGTTAAAAGCGGACTTTTGAAATTTTCTGACCCGCAAAATAACGAAATTGCTTTAAGAGCCGATAGCACCGTAGATGTCGTGCGTATCGTGCGAAGACGGCTAAAAAATGAAAATTTAAAACGCTGGTTTTATATGCAGCCGATTTTTAAATATCCAAGCAA contains the following coding sequences:
- a CDS encoding diguanylate cyclase domain-containing protein; this encodes MFNARRQKISFIKRFYLLGLFVVFVVFAVLASGIYSKKSRIEQDLKSQSEIAVNLMKHHNDDLLSELDDIQNSIALTSKPLEVMNSKMDKKGEFNAIFYLKNDLILASDYNKIAFPSEFDIDKFKDSVKKSGFYISDFIFYAGIYRYFIIKQAQNGAYLVGFVDTKSLVSNLAFPNSQIRILNSNGHFISGVNGDIYDIYGDSFSFKKTDRLVLIKEKLGGFDFLYIKNIANTQNFVLVKRTLFSELNGEVIMFLVILALFGLVGLFLLANIFFLNSKVIAPINEVKKILMSSNKNAEVSTKIIQKGIFKDFSDDILKFSDKFSAKDSELGDLSKNFYDIFKQSSLCVLIVDGISGMIVDHSDVAKEIYGEGIGEKNVFEISANSLLERQINEFKANYANENYMIGMQNTINGQKSMYVQRSYIYSNGAVFVIYIMFDMSKYINLQEQTNKQYEFMQNSPQIMMVYDFNASKVLNLTSNAKAIWGYDYFKFINGEIDFFSIIHLKDVLRVRNEIKNNISLFDTTRRDSFEQTYRIRHLDNEYYTYSVFAKILHTKGKELIIFYFNNIDTLTKSEEKSRYDSEFYKNIIDTRTFVTWEMDLKSKTIEFDGNFLKILNYEDKYHQYSISFGDFKNMILDDDVQIFNNALNDYINGQCEKFIAEYRIKGRSNQIIWLSVQGRATNQKDGLITKISGIFENITERKEAEIQLKLNASVFSNSHEGIMLCGKDGLVMRTNKAFSDITGYNEEEVLGRYPSFLFAKNKEEYVQALRNSLTKDDVYRDEIEGLSKKGEIIPAIVTINAIRDDKGEITNYMIMFMEIYGIKEREEKLQLIAHYDALTNLPNRIYFMQIAPEFMQKAKDSGKFMAVLFIDYDGFKAINDTYGHDVGDIYLREISAVMKKALRENDFLARLGGDEFCAIIPNIDDKSSLTPILNRLLEASNTKFNIINEKIGASASIGVVFYNGDEEVEFKDLLSRADKAMYNAKTLHKGGFSIYEDMSANSQVDRLVASIRNNEFFMLYQPMIDAKNNEIFGYELLLRWNHPNMGILLPGDFLLDLNESDLERVLSIFSLSKLAEFQSEFDCICSINISSTQLQNSEFYEHFAKTMAQNPNVNPSKFIFEITDFDEESVDKFKNIFEKYAEFSVKFAINSVNSQNIVLAKNLPFYMIKVQRDICLNAKKSYDNIKMLKAILLYAEKLDLKVGAQGIEDDFSLRLLKNLGFDYLQGNVISKALKKDEITGFANKFKKTNQPKPISKTEFSDFLIFLDYKKTAEEFINLVQTKKINKENFNSSKAKFSEILEQIQTAKSDNFNLNTEIHKQILDILTLDYENLQNFVREFTPKLTALIKNTEDL